A genome region from Gadus macrocephalus chromosome 15, ASM3116895v1 includes the following:
- the LOC132473794 gene encoding E3 ubiquitin-protein ligase TRIM39-like isoform X2, which translates to MACANTSWSEENFSCSICLDVFNSPVTTTCGHNFCRTCITKFWDGQLKYKCPVCNKLFNTRPDLQVNTFLSELAAQIRTTVQVKEQPCVEPAEVPCDVCTGTQQKAVKSCLMCLISYCQTHLEPHQRVARLQKHRLVEPMDCLEDRMCKKHDRLLELFCQTEQVCVCLLCTVTDHKSHPVVPLKEEYEVKTAQLGKTVTDVPQKIKKRKQKIKEIKDTVELSNKDADREIAHGGQVFTALIGCVEKGRDEFNQTVQEKLKSTVKRAEDLIKELEQEIEDLTNRSSEVKRLSHTEDHLHFLQSFRSLKDPPPTRDWTTVEVRPPSYLGTLRRSLDQLEETLNMEMRKLSDAELKRVQQYEVDVTLDPDTAHPRLTLSEDGKQVHDGGVVKILLDNPKRFIEDICVLTRQSFSSGRFYFEVQVKDKTEWGLGVARESINRKGETEWTPETGYWTLDYDNDGLIFSDEPDVRLPLRAELQKVGVFVDYDEGLVYFYDVEARVHIYSATGCTFTEALYPILYPYLNIDNENSAPLIISPVNQTD; encoded by the coding sequence ATGGCCTGTGctaacacttcctggtctgaagagaacttttcatgttccatctgtctggatgtgttcaacagTCCAGTTACCAccacatgtggacacaacttctgcagaacctgtattacaaagttctgggatgGACAACTcaagtacaaatgtcctgtttgcaacaagCTTTTCAACACAAGACCTGATCTACAGGTCAATACCTTCTTATCAGAGCTGGCTGCTCAGATTAGAACAACCGTACaagtaaaagagcagccttgtgttgaaccagcagaagttccctgtgacgtctgtactgggacccagcagaaggccgtgaagtcctgcctaatgtgtcttatctcttactgccaaacccacctggagccacatcagagagtcgctcgcctgcagaaacatcggctggtcgagcctatggactgtctggaagacaggatgtgtaagaaacacgaccgacttctggagctcttctgccagactgaacaggtgtgtgtgtgtctgttgtgcacagtgacagaccacaagtcccatcctgttgtacctctaaaggaggaatatgaagtgaagacggcccagctggggaagacgGTGACTGACGTTCCGCAGAAGATCaagaagagaaaacaaaagattaaggagatcaaagacacagtggaactgagcaacaaagacgcagacagagagatagcccatggtgggcaggtcttcactgctctgataggctgtgttgaaaagggccgggatgaattcaaccaaacggttcaagagaaactgaaatccacagtgaaacgagctgaagacctcatcaaagagctggagcaggaaatagaagatctgaccaatagaagctcagaggtgaagcggctctcacacactgaagaccacctccacttcctccagtccttcagatccctgaaggatcctccacccaccagggactggaccacggtggaggtccgtcctccgtcatacttagggaccttgaggagatccctggatcagctggaggagacactgaacatggagatgaggAAGCTGagtgatgctgaactgaagagggtccagcagtatgaagtagatgtgactctggatcctgatacagctcatcccaGGCTCaccctgtctgaggatgggaaacaagtacatgatggaggtgtagtGAAGATACTCCtagacaaccctaagagatttatAGAGGATATATGtgttctcacgaggcagagcttctcctcagggagattttactttgaggtccaggttaaagacaagactgaATGGGggttaggagtggccagagagtccatcaacagaaaaGGTGAGACGGAGTGGACCCCTGAGACGGGTTACTGGACTCTGGACTACGACAATGATGGGTTGATATTTAGTGATGAACCtgatgtccgtctccctctgagagctgagctccagaaggtgggggtgtttgttgattatgatgagggtctggtctacttctatgatgtggaagccagggttcatatctactctgctactggctgcaccttcactGAGGCTCTCTATCCAATCCTCTATCCATATTTAAATATTGATAATGaaaactctgcccccctgatcatctcacctgtcaatcaaacagactag
- the LOC132473799 gene encoding E3 ubiquitin-protein ligase TRIM39-like isoform X1: MACANTSWSEENFSCSICLDVFSSPVTTACGHNFCRTCITKFWDEQVQYKCPVCNEIFHTRPDLRVNTFLSELAAQIRTTVRVKEQPCVEPAEVPCDVCTGTQQKAVKSCLVCLISYCQTHLEPHQVVARLQKHRLVEPMDRLEDLMCKKHERLLELFCQTEQVCVCLLCTVEDHKSHPVAPLKEEYEAKTAQLGKMESEVPQMIQERKQKIKEIKDTVELSNKDADREIAHGGQAFTALIGCVEKGRDDFNQTVQEKLKSTVKRAEDLIKELEQEIEDLTNRSSEVKRLSHTEDHLHFLQTFRSLKDPPPTRDWTTVEVRPPSYVGTLRRSLNQLEETLNMEMKKLPDDAELKRVKKYEVDVTLDPDTAYPTLILSEDGKQVHYGYEQELPDNPKRFTEYISVLTRQSFSSGRFYFEVQVKDKTAWWLGVARESIDRKSQIEATPETGYWTLWFDKEGLVFSDNPAVRLPLRAELQKVGVFVDYDEGLVSFYDVEARVHVYSATGCTFTEPLYPILCPYLHEEDRNSAPLIISPVNQTD, from the coding sequence ATGGCCTGTGCTAACACGTCgtggtctgaagagaacttttcatgttccatctgtctggatgtgttcagcagtCCGGTTACCAccgcatgtggacacaacttctgcagaacctgtattacaaagttctgggatgaacaagtccagtacaaatgtcctgtttgcaacgaGATTTTCCATACAAGACCTGATTTACGGGTCAATACCTTCTTATCAGAGCTGGCTGCTCAGATTAGAACAACCGtacgagtaaaagagcagccttgtgttgaaccagcagaagttccctgtgacgtctgtactgggacccagcagaaggctgtgaagtcctgcctagtgtgtcttatctcttactgccaaacccacctggagccacatcaggtAGTCGCTCGCCtgcagaaacatcggctggtcgagcctatggaccgtctggaagacttgatgtgtaagaaacacgaacgacttctggagctcttctgccagactgaacaggtgtgtgtgtgtctgttgtgcacagtggaagaccacaagtcccatcctgttgcacctctaaaggaggaatatgaagctaagacggcccagctggggaagatggAGTCTGAAGTTCcgcagatgatccaggagagaaaacaaaagattaaggagatcaaagacacagtggaactgagcaacaaagacgcagacagagagatagcccatGGTGGGCAGGCCTTCactgctctgataggctgtgttGAAAAGGGCCGGGATGATTTCAACCAAACGGTtcaagagaaactgaaatccacagtgaaacgagctgaagacctcatcaaagagctggagcaggaaatagaagatctgaccaatagaagctcagaggtgaagcggctctcacacactgaagaccacctccacttcctccagaccttcagatccctgaaggatcctccacccaccagggactggaccacggtggaggtccgtcctccgtcatacgtagggaccttgaggagatccctgaatcagctggaggagacactgaacatggagatgaagaagctgcctgatgatgctgaactgaagagggtcaagaagtatgaagtagatgtgactctggatcctgatacagcttaTCCCactctcatcctgtctgaggatgggaaacaagtacattaTGGATATGAGCAGgaactcccagacaaccctaagagatttacagAGTATATATCtgttctcacgaggcagagcttctcctcagggagattttactttgaggtccaggttaaagataAGACTGCATGGTggttaggagtggccagagagtccatcgacaGAAAAAGTCAGATCGAGGCAACCCCTGAGACGGGTTACTGGACTCTTTGGTTCGACAAGGAAGGGTTGGTATTTAGTGATAACCctgctgtccgtctccctctgagagctgagctccagaaggtgggggtgtttgttgattatgatgagggtctggtctccttctatgatgtggaagccagggttcatgtctactctgctactggctgcaccttcactgagcctctctatccaatcCTCTGTCCATATTTACATGAAGAAGATAgaaactctgcccccctgatcatctcacctgtcaatcaaacagactag